In Cydia amplana chromosome 5, ilCydAmpl1.1, whole genome shotgun sequence, the genomic window acagttttattattacagttttatttGTAAGTTATCTGCATTAActtttgaatttaaaatattggTGTTGTAGGAAATGTAAATTGAATTTCAGGGAAGAATGTGATGTATGACTTAGCCAAGAAGTGTGATGTGATGGTGGAGAACTTCTTGCCCGGTAAGTTGGATAAGATGCAGGTCGGGTACGAGAGGCTCAGCCAAATCAACCCCAAGCTGATATACTGCGCTATCACTGGCTTCGGACCCACGGGACCTTATGCTAACAGACCAGGGTAAGAATTAGGccccaatggggttggcaactgtcaaaggtttgcatagatggcaccatcatagcttgctcctttttctatgagatttggcttaaatggCAGGCATCCAGGGattccagggcattaaaaaaacaaaaattttacacatttgacagggcaagctttgatggcgccatctgctaaatatttcgaccggccaaccccattaaaaGGGAAATAATGAAAAATAGGTACTTTGGTTGAATTGAGTGTATGCGTCATAACTGAATAGAAATGTGAATTGTCTAGAGATTGTTGATATagaagttaatttattttgtaacaaatGGACTCAAAAATGCTAAAATTATAGTCTTGGATTTGTACATAACTCCAAATTTGTTGGTAGTTTTGGAGGAGTGGAATGGAAATCAAAAAGTGTACAATAATGCATACACCACTTTTGATTGTTGTAAAACTTGCAAATAAAAGTTAATTAGAGTCCATCTAAGCAAACCTTGCACCGAATTGAACACAGCAAAGTGtaagagtgtcattataaacgtcataatttcatatagaGTTGATATTAATGCTGACATTTCCATACTTcgttattgcaatttccatgcAGAGTTACCTTGGGTCGATTCTAGTTGTGTAAaccttttaaccttttgaacgccacagacaGCAATTGACGTCAACAcaaaatcgtgacaacgacgccaaagacggcatttgccgttgatcgttttttgatgaaaatctactgaaaaacaccccacttttaggttggcattatttattcacaaaactaaattttacccccgtggcgtcagtggcacggcaaatggatgcgccgtttggcgttcaaaaggttaaaatgttATCGCAGCTAACTAATAACCTTTCAGTTACGACGTGGTAGCCGCAGCCATGGGCGGCCTACTGAACGCGACCGGCGAACGGAACGGCCGCCCCGCCAAGCCCGGCATCGCCATCACCGACCTCACCACCGGCCTGCACTCCTTCGGCGCCATCATGGCTGCCCTTTACCACAGACAAAAAACCGGAAAAGGACAGAAAATCGACTGCAATTTACTTTCCACACAAATTTCAAGCATGATTAATTTAGCTACCGTTTATTTGAACTGCGGTATCGAGGTCCAACGCTGGGGTACTGCTCATGCTAACCTAGTACCTTACCAAGCGTTTGAAACTAAAGATGGAGAGTTAGTCATCGGTACAGGGTCTAATGCTCAATTCGCAGATTTCTGTAGAATCATTAAGAAAGAGGAATTGATTAACGATGAGCGATTTAAAGATAATTCAGACAGAGTTAAGAACAGAGATGAAATAATTAGGATTATAAGTGAAGTtatcaaaactaaaactagtAAAGAATGGTCGAAATTATTCGAAAACGCCTCGTTTCCTAACGGTCCTGTTAATAAGATGAAGGATGTTTTCGATGATGAACATGTTATAGCTATAGGGTTGGTAAAAGAGCTACCTCACCCTGAAGTAGGGGCGGTGAAGGTGGTAGGGCCGCCGACGGTATATAGCGCAGGTGGGAATTATGCGAGGACAGCCCCACCAACGCTTGGACAGCATACTAAGGAAATATTGTCGGAATTCCTTGGGTATGATGATGGGAAGATAGGTGGGTTGTTTAACGCTAAAGTTGTGCGATGATGATTGAATTGTATTATTTACAAAAGTAAACATTTCTTTATAAATACGTTTTCCAATTACacttgtgttttaatcattttCTTAGCCTTTCCTTGTATTTAAAAACTGGCGTTCTAATAAATATCTTGATGTAAAGTATGTTTTGGAACTTATCCTTCGTACCACccaatgtacagtcaccagcacacgggattgttacgccatttagggtcctagctaaattgggtGTTCCATACTTTCGCTAtggaatttccaatttagctagaactctaaatggcgtaacaatcacgcaGCGTCACTGTACATTACGATTATGCACAATCAGTTTCAATGGAATATCAACTTtcataaaaacaaacaaagtagcatttcatttgtcacataaaattcaacccaattaaaaatacaacttcaaaCTTCCCtagcaattattttgtatggtgggcggcacaaGGATCAACTATCTCGAAACGTGAAAAATAACCCAAGTAAATAAGAATTAGCTTTTCAAATAAGCTAGACTTGGGTCTTGATAACgtatatttaaatacatttaaatttaaaccttAAGGACACAGACTTAAGGCGTATTATTAGAAACAACCACTgtcacataaaaataaaatgtaatcgtATTTGTAGGTAAATGTTTTCGTTTGACTTTCTTACGTTAAGTACATGTTGATAAGAAAACAATGCACCTTATTTATTCTCGTTAGTACCTATTCAATTCAACAGTTCAGTGAATTTTGTTTTGGATAGGTAAATATCTAGATTTCTCATTATTGAGGCCATGCTAATAAAATTAGTGTATTTGTGAAACTAtaaaagtgtaggtacctaaattcatTTCAATGTAAACAATCTTTAGTTCATTTGTATTCATTTCACATTGTGGTGTCGTGAGCAGACTTGCTCACGTGACCTTGCttagtaaatacattaatttaaCAGTTATGTCGTCTAAGgtattattacttacctatggcaGAAACGTGTTCACTGTAAGTATCATTATGATCATCACCAGtctatataatatacctacacgtCCCTCAGAAAGATCAAGGCCTCTctcaatcttatacctttaaacgagcaattcttgtttatttatatctcggaaacggctctaacgatttcgatgaattttGCTATACGCTATTACGCTTGTTACGTATTTGCTATTACGTTTTGTACCTATCAAAAGGAATCATGGTAATATCAATATTTTGTATGGAACTCATATATTACGCCAGTGGGAAAAGGGGTCTTCCGGCAAAcactttattaggtacaattAGTGGCGATATCGTATGAAAGAGCTTGAGTTCTTATGGTGGGAAATGTATATataacccctccccccctcacCCCCCCATAACTCCgaagtttacaaaaaaataggtATCT contains:
- the LOC134648342 gene encoding succinate--hydroxymethylglutarate CoA-transferase — encoded protein: MAMFKRILIPSKLFCLSTADYSTKLPGLLSDVSVLDLTRIVAGPFCTMTLGDLGANVIKVESMDGDESRKWGPPFMKGDSNKDSFYFLSVNRNKKSICLDLKSQEGKNVMYDLAKKCDVMVENFLPGKLDKMQVGYERLSQINPKLIYCAITGFGPTGPYANRPGYDVVAAAMGGLLNATGERNGRPAKPGIAITDLTTGLHSFGAIMAALYHRQKTGKGQKIDCNLLSTQISSMINLATVYLNCGIEVQRWGTAHANLVPYQAFETKDGELVIGTGSNAQFADFCRIIKKEELINDERFKDNSDRVKNRDEIIRIISEVIKTKTSKEWSKLFENASFPNGPVNKMKDVFDDEHVIAIGLVKELPHPEVGAVKVVGPPTVYSAGGNYARTAPPTLGQHTKEILSEFLGYDDGKIGGLFNAKVVR